In the Vulpes vulpes isolate BD-2025 chromosome 12, VulVul3, whole genome shotgun sequence genome, AAGGATCATAAGAGGCTATCATGAAAAATGATacgtcaacaaattggacaacttaggagaaagaagcagataaatccctagaaacatataattttCCAAGACTgagtcagaaagaaatagaaaatctgaacagattgattactagtaacaaaattgaactggcaatcaaaaacctcccaacaaagaaaaatccaggacTGGACAGCCACACAGCAGGATTctaccaaacatgtaaagaagagttaatgtCCTTCCTTCTCTATTTCAACTGTTGAATTATTGTGTTGCCCACCTGAAACCAACATCATATAACAATAATACttcacataaaaaacaaaacaaacaaaaaaagtaccTACAAAAGCCCCAGAGGGGATATTTTGGACTTCCCTATAACAGGAATCCAAAATATTAATTCTGAATGTGGAAACATGAGTGATTTTCTTTTACCTTCCCTATATTTTATAAGCTTTCAACAATAAATATACCAATTTCTTTAGTAATcagaaaagtgaattttaaaagaacaaacaaaaacatttcccTGAAAGGAGGGGTCAACTTCTTgcttcatttataatttatagtgGCTTTTAATGCAAAGAGAAATATGAATACCCACAAGGAATGAGTAATCACAcatctcaaataaaatcaaatctaaGATTGCAGGTTTATCCAATAACAAAGTCCACAATGAAATAAAGTGATAAAGACCAGGGCCCCAAATTTTCTGTAAGTGGATAATGGCATGGCCTCAAATAAATGTAGCTGGCTTTTCCCACTTTGTCTTACGAGGTTACAAGGTGAAGCCAGAATAAAGGAGAAGCCTCATGTTGTCAGACAAGCAGGGAAGTACCTCCTAAACCCGTCATCCATAAATGCCGGGTAAGGAGGTAACTGCAGGAGCAATCGGACGAACCTGTGCATCAGTGACTGAGCTCATCGACCTATTTCAGGGACGAGGTCTGCAGAAGAGAGCAGACTCTAACTTTTAGGATTTGCACATGGCATCAGAGCGGTGGGTCTGAGTGGGGTTCCCAGACACGCAGCGGCAGCCTCACCTGAAAACCTGTTAAGAGATGCAAAATTCTGAGGCCTCCCCAAGACCCACGGAGTTAGGACCTCTGGGTGTGAAGCCCAGCAATCCACTTTCACAAGCCCTCCGGGGCATCCTGGCATCTCCCCAGCTTCAAGAATGCTGTGAAAATGCCCACAGGCCTCTCCTGTGCCTGCGTGGGAGCCGCCCCACATTCTGGCACTGAAAGGCACTTCGGCAAGACTTTGCCCCACCTGGCTCTCCTACAAGGTAACCACAGCTGGCTACCGACACCGACACAGGAGTATGTGATTTCAAGACTTTTGCATGTGTGGGGAGTGGAAGAGGCCATGTTCTGAGCTGGATCCCAGCAGCTTACACCTTTTCCAGCCCAATCTTCTGTGATTGCCAAGAAAATGCCCATATGATTTCGTTTACTGAAAAATCCATTAGCAATACTGACAGAAAAATCATCAATTTATAGAGGCTGCTTGTGATCAAATTAGCTCACACTTGCCCTGTTAATTATGGGACAGAGCTTTTCGGATCCCTGAGGACCAAGGACTTGGTAAGGGTTACTGTTGtagttttcaaaatgctttcttgTACATTATCTGAGTTTAAGTGTTCTCTAAAATCtgcaaagagaaagagcagaaatgGAGTGATCTGACGGCTTACCCATGGTGACAACGCAGAGCCTCCTGACTCCCAGGTGAGTGCTCTGTACGGCACCCACAGACACTTCCAGAGCAGTggcaggagaaagagggaggaggaaggcaagaGACAGGGCCTGATGGAACCCTGAGAACCAGTCAGCACGGGACAGACAGGCTGGGGAAAGTGCTAATCCACTAACCATTCTGGAGAACAGCTCTGGCAATTTTTACCTTCTAGTATTTGATGGACTCTGGAGTCCCGCACATACTGCTGAACAGCATAGTCCTTCAGGTAGCCATAGCCTCCATGCATCTGTAAAGCCTGGTTGCAGATCTTCAGGGAGACAGGGATTAGACATCTTTGATTGAGGAAGATTGTGGAAACATGGCTTCTCTTCCTACCCCAGCCCCCAATCTGGCACCTGCTATAATCTAACAGGAGGAAGAACAACCTACAGATGACCAGCCCAAAGGAGGGATCTGTATTCTGCGTGGTTAGATAACAAGGGAACTTTACCTACCAAACTTGTGGGTTCCCACCAGGCAAGCAACTCAGAGAGCTCTGCCCGTCTATTACCTGCAGGGGAGAGGCCGCCCTCAAGCACTCTGGCTGCGATTCTGTGACGCTATGATGCCAACTAGCAGCAATGCAGCCTCATGTGGAAATAGTTTTGCCCCTGATACCGTAAACATAGTGTAGTGCTACATTTGAGCAAGAGGCATTAGGCTGCTCTGAACCTTCTTCCAAGGGTAGTGTCTCATCCAGAACACAACCAAATGGCAGTGACACAGTGGAGTGTGTAAAGGCATGGAGCAGGTCCCAAGCAGGCGTCTCATGAGTGCACGGTATCCTTAAGCCCCAAGGCAATGTCTGCAGCATCCCAGGAGTAGACTAACGGCTCTCAACATCCCTGGACTAGCAGCTGCTCCTTGTCTACCCAAGACAGCCAGAGGGCATCATCACGCACAGCAAAGCATTCATCTGTAGCGAAGAGCTTGGCCATGGAGCACAGGGCCACTGCATCTTCTCGCTCCTCCTGCAGGGCCACTGCTGCATTGCGGATTATCAGCCGGGAGGCCACCAGCCTTGTTGCCATATCAGCCAGTTTGAATTGCAGGTACTGCAGCAACAGGGGAGGAGAGAACCGGACAAGACAGACAGGCTTAGACCAGCACCTGATCTGGGGCCCTCTATAAGACATCTCTCACGAGGTACCTTTTCTAAGTGACCCCAAGCTTCAAAGTCTCTGCCTCTTCTACAGAGAAAATGTACTGCCTTGTGATCTCTAAGCACACTTCCCTTGCCCTGCACTTCGGTATCACCTCCTGAAAAAGATTACTGATAAAATTAGAACACAGGTTCTAAGGTGGGGGCAGAAGTCCAGTGAGAACCCACAGCCTCACCCTCCTAGAGAATGTGGGCCACAGAGCAGGTCTCATGCAGGGGCATCTGGGAAATGACCTGGTTATTGGCCAGAGGCTCTCCAAACTGCTTCCGAACACTGAGGTAGTCTCGCGTGAGGACGACTGAAGCATGAGCAGCTCCTAACGAGCAGGAAGCTGGAAAGGAAGAGTGCCAACATTTCAACAGAGCCAGGCAGTGCTGCTAGCGCCCACCAGCTACCTTCCTGCCTCATCCTGTTGTGTTCTCACCAACATTGATCCTTCCTCCATTCAGTCCTTTCATGGCAATGATGAAACCCTGTCCCTCGTTTCCAATTCTGTTGGCCACAGGCACTGCACAGTCTTCAAAGATCACCGCGCGGGTTGGCTGTGAGTTCCACCCCACCTGGCAAAAATCAGGGACTGTATGGCTGCCCAAACAGCATGGCATTCAGGGCAGTGACTCTCCACTTCAGCCTGCAAGCCCCTGCCTGCCTGTCCAATTCCATCCCACACCATTCTCTTCTTTGCTCACTAACCTTAGGGCCATACTGAATGTTTCTTTGGCTTCCCAAACACGCGATCCACTGTTGTCTCTGCCCGGAATTGGTCTTATGGTTGTTTCTTCTAATACTCTGGATCTCATCTCAAAAGTCATGACCTCTGAGGGTCCAGCCCTATTACAGAAGCTTTCAAGCTCCCTCAGTCAGTGTCCTATCAACCTATTTTATGTCTGTCATAGCACAGAGCACTACCAGAAGGTACCCTGCTTATTCACATGTCCGTTCCCTGTCCCTGCTTGCTGAAAGGTGAATTCCAGGAGGACAGAGCTTGCCTTTGTTCACTGCTCTTCCCCTACTGTTTACAAATGCTTGGCACATACTGGGCACTCATCACCTGCAGAATGAATAGAGATGTCCTTCCAAGTTACcctcacattaaaaaatatgtaaggcAAATCTAATAATTAAATCGAAAAAGGAAGATGTATACActtaaaagggagagaaaagcaagatcgaaaggaagaaaagatacaCTGTTTCTGCAACTTATTTGCAGTTTTTCTGTAGGCGTGAAACTTGACAGCTTCAGCATTCTGTCACAGATACCACAAATACTGAGGTGGACACCACCCCCGCGCGTCACTGTCTTTACAAGCACAAACAAACTGAATCGGTGTAACTCGATCCTGTAAAATTCTATGTCAGGCTGTGTAGGTCAGCCCACGTTGCAGGACCCAATGCAGACATTCCTCGCAGCTGTATATCTTATATATCCCATATACAAGTTACATACCACCTGCACAGTTTGCACACCTTATACAGGTAAGACTGCGTGTGTCTTACCATTCCAGATAAGCTTAGGAGCAACTTTTGTATCCTCCTCCACCCCAGGAGCCAGCATCAGGCTTTGCACATGGTAGCAATTCAGTAAAAACCTACTATACTAAAAAAGAGAAGGGGCACTAAAGCCTCTAACTCTTTGGCAGTTCATAAAGTATCAGGAAAGCTCGTGagggaaataaatacagaaatcctCTAGGAGCAATGAACGGAGAAGCATATTTAGGGCTCGTTTTGTTACCGACTTCTCCCCCAATCCTAGCTCTAACAGTACCTATTGGAGGTGGAGGGTGCTTCTGGGCCCTGGCCCTACACATCCGAAGGGGTCTCACCACACCGCCAGCTACAGCTACGCGATCCCAGTTCTATGACTCACCATCTGGCTACGGGATTTCTTAATCCTAAGAATGTGTTTTCAAAGCCCCTACAGAAATACTCTCCCTCTTACATTACTGAAACCCAAGATCATCTCCAGGGAGTTCtatcttatttttacttaaagaagaaaagtggCCTATACGCTTTCCCTTCCTGAAATTTCtagtcacctagtcacccccggATCTGTAAGTATTTCCTCCTGGGATAAAAGAGTGTGCCAAAATACGAAGCTGGATAAGAAACAGGTCAGCAGTGGAGTTGGGACAGATGTCAGAGAAATCCCTCGCGATAAAATGACGGGCAGCTTATGAAACCTACTGGTGAACTCTGACATTTTTCCCAGTGGTGAGGTATTCCTTCAGCCACACCCTATTCTATTCCATACGCTCCTGTCGAAATCCTAATAGAAACAATTGCCCCCAAGACAAGTTAGCAAGTACGTAACCTATTCCCCAACAGAACAGAGATTGGTCTGGCAGGTGGCAGACTCTTGAATGGTTTTAACTTGAACTGTTTCGTGTCCAACAGTCACtcacctttttttccttcttgccgAAGCTGAGGCCAGGGGTCCCCTTCTCCACAACTACACAGGAGATGCCTTTTGGGCCTGGTCCTCCTGTTCGGCACATGACCACATAGATGTCTGATTCACCCCCACCGCTGATGAAGGCCTAGGGGTTGGAGAGAGGTGCACCGGGATCAGGACACACACCCTGGAGCCTAACACCTGGGAAAACTACCAGAGTCCCCCCGATGGTAGGACATGAAGAGGCATGCTGGCACGGAGAAAtgaaggaggggagaaagaacCTGTGCTACCTGGGGAATCAGGGATCTGGCTGATGAGACTAAATGAGCAAGATTATCTGGACTCAGAGCAGAAGACAAAGTGAAGGTAAATAAAGGGAAATAGGTCTGAGGTTCTCTACCCAACATGTAAAACTCCTAGGAAATACTAATTCGCAGATAGCAAGGATCTCAGCGATGTCCGCAGGAAGATGGGAACAATCTCCAGATGGTTCTGTAGGGTGGGCATGCTGGTACCTTGGAGCCATTGAGGATATAATGATCTCCTTGTCGTTTTGCTGAGGTCAAAAGGGAGGCAGCATCACTGCCACTTCCTAAGGCAGAGAGGGTGGGACAGGAAGTCAGTGAAGATACAGGAGCCCCAGCACGGTTCCACTTCCAAGGAAATCACTTACAACCAAAAGCTCAGCATTTCATACTTTAAAACGCagactgggggatccctgggtggctcagtggtttggcgcctgcctttggcccaggacgcgatcctggagtcccgggatcgagtcccgcatcgggctcccggcatggagcctgcttctccctctgcctgtgggtctctgcctctgcctctgtctctctctctctgtgcctaacataaataaataaatctttaaaaaaacaaaacaaaacaaaacaaaacaaaaccacagactGCCAGAGGAACTCGGTGTTTGGTGAAAACTGTGGACAGCAATTGGACCACTGTCCATCTCCCAGGCCAGAGACTGCCCTCGAACCCTCATAGGCTAGCTGACTACAGGCTATGGTTGTTACTCCACAACCAGACTTTGTGGTAAACAAGGGTTCTATGTGTCAGGGGGACCAGAGAGTGCGCGGTGATTTCACCTGAGCAGCATCCCCTGCTAGGTCTCACCAGCAGGGTGGCAAACGCACCTGGTTCAGTGAGGCAGTAGGAGGCAAACTTCTCCATGGTACAGAGCGGTGGGCAAAACCTGTGCCTCTGTTCCTCATTTCCGAAGGTATCTATCATCCAGACACACATGCTGACAGGTACACCGAGAAGAAAAGACAATGACAGAGTTAATATGGAGAAAAGGACATCTGAAGGGCAAAGGGACGGGGACGGGAAACACCAGCAGCAAAGCAGaatgaagcaggagagagagtgggaagaGAGGAGTTGCCACTGAGAAGATTCGACTTTAAAGGGAAGGCCTCAGTTACATCATATTCCCGGAACAGTACTACCCAGGGCCAGGGTGTTTCTCACTTGGATGTTCACTCTACTTCTAGGTAAGATGAGTTCCCTAAAAATCAAAGACTTATATGTACTTTGACAAATTTCTGGAGGCTTCATCTGTGGGTTGAGGAAGATGGGAACAGGACCATGACTACTCTCCTGGAGAAGTCTGTTTGCTTCTAGCTCAATCTAGGATTTGGGAGAAGGTGGGCACACCTCATTTGCTATGCAACGTATGAAGGCAgattcaagtccaagaggcagCAGCAAACTAGagtgaacttttttctttttttgagagagagagagggagagagagcacgagcaagtgCATGTGCGGGTGAGCGAGGTAGGGAGCAGAGGGACCCAAACAGGGTCCaagtccagtgtggagcccaatgcagggctcaatcccataaccctgagatcatgacctgacctgaaatcaagaattgggtgcttaaccaactgagccaagccacccaggcatccctcccctccttttttgaTAGAGGCTCCTCAATGGCAATCATCTTGAAAAGATGAACTTTTccctatttatttgaaatttcccaGTTAACCTGTACAAGTACTTCACTGTGCTTACCAAGCTTTGGCACTCACTTGTGGATGCTAATATAGGCCGTGGTGCTGGTGCAGCCTGTCGCCAAGGCCTCAAAGATAACAGATGTATCAAGCCGTGACAGGCCAGACCCACCTACATCTGTTCGTACATAGACTCCCCCGAAGCCTAGCTGAGCAGCTTTCCGCATTGCATCCACTGGGAACAACTCCTACGTACAAAAGACAACACGGACGTTAGTTATTCACAGATGGACCTAGCTTTGAAGGGCACAACGAGGGATTAAGATGTTTGCATTTGGGAGAGTGTATATTCTCTTAACTTAATGGGCTATTTATCTACAGTAGCAGTTAGAACGCCGTCTATAAGCACTGGTTTTTCTACCattaaagtttccttttattatcaAGTGAACTGCCTTGGTTTTAGGAGTGTCTACATCTTCGTATGatttaaaaggaaagacaaaCTCAAAACTAGTCTCTACGAGATGAGGAAAGAAATCACAGCACTACTAGAACTCTCATTTGCAGTAAGAGAGTTGCACAAGGAGAATAAATACCAAACAATTAGGACTACATGGGGGATGAAGACAAAGGGTCACGAAGGGAGGCATTTGTTGGAACATCTAGTCACAAGGAAAACGCCCACCTTCTGGTCCCACTCTGCCATATTTGGAGCCATCTCCCGGGCAGCAAAGTCAAAGGCCACTTTCTGAAATTCTTTCTGGTCTTCATTCAGTCCCACGGAAGCTGTGGGTAAAATTGCACATATTCAGTTCCCAGACAGGGTCAGGGAAGACTAGTGCCAAGATCAAGAGACATGAAATTAAAGACAGGGAACATGCCGTAACATTTCTCTTACATGGTATAATCTTTACCATCTATAGAATGGCTTTGCCTACCATTAACGagttctccttttcccttcctcctttcctccctagTGGATTGGCTGACTTCATTTACCTCCTAATTGCTTATTCTTTCAGTATTCTTCTGTATCTCTTCCTCCTCATAAATCCACattaaagaaatagtaaatacATATTGACCCTCAAATCATggtaaacattttttcctttaggatGTCCTACATTCTGTGTATTGGTATCCTGGGAAAATCTGTCCTATGAATCTCCATAGCTGTTtcaatacattcattttaaaagattaattgaaaaagaaacatatgTATACTTTGTTCTAcctttcaaattaagaaaatccttTAATAAGGCTGTGCCTTTGGCAAATTTCAAACATTCACCAATAACCCTGATGGTAGAAAAAGGTCTTCCAGTTTTGATAACATGGTTAAGGCCTTATTCTATGTTTTTACCCGATGGACTCCAAAATCTCAGGACGTTTTCTATCATAAACTATATCAGTGATGTGACTTTGGGTAATTCCCTCGCTTTTGGGGTTTAAGATACTTAAAAGCTACGGAAGATGAATTGACTGACATCAAGAGGTAGGTAGTGCAGCCTCACTAGAAGTTTCTCTAGAACATTAAACATCTAATAAAAGACTACCCCATAGTAGTACTTAGAGATTTAACCTAAACAGCCCTAGTAAAGCTCCTGGGAAAACAACCTTTTGGGGATAGTGTAGTCAACTTACAAAAGATGGGACCACATATCCTGGGAGCTGACGCATCCCAGGATCAGTAACCTACACAGGGTGCGCCAGACTTACGTTGTTCACATTTATGTCTCTTTTGTTGTCTTTTATTACTGTCATTTTGAAAGGACCACTTGCCTCAGGTGTGTAACAGAAAATGAGTGTATGCCTATACTTTTCCAAGAGAAGCCCTGAGGTAGAGTGGTAGCTATAAAACATGAGGCGGAAAGAAGTGCAGGGCTCTGTATTACCTTCTCAGGTTTCATCCTTTAGTGGTAACTATGTGGTCATGATGGGGTGATGCTAAAGTGCATTAATGTAAGGCTATGGAGACACTTGGCAATAACTTATTTCAGTGCCTAACAGTGATGCACAGTCCTGCCAACAGAGAAGAGGAGCTGATGGTGGAGTTTCTCCAGGGCGGGCATGGGCAGCAAGCAGGAGCCACGAGAAAGCAGTCGGTCTGTATCGGGCAAACTCAGAAAGGATGACTTGTGAGGATTACAGGTAGGCAACTCTGAGAAGCCCAGAGAGGAAACTTAACGTTGGTGGTTACTCACAGTAACACGGGTTAGGGACAAACAATCCGCAGTTCCTGGCTGACAGCTCATGTATTTGCAAAGTCttgcagaaataaaatacaaataaaaattctccTAAAACTCATGTTTCGCTTATTAAGATATGCAACGAAACAAAGATGTATCTGTTAACCACTCTTGTTAATCTGCTACTTTAATATGTAGAATGACATTGAAAGGGCATTGAAAGGGCAGTTTCCTTTCATTTTACTAACAAAGAGGTACTTTCtctgaaaggtgaaaaaaagtaCATCCTTGGCTAAAGCTACACAACCAGCTGCTAAAAAtaccccaggggatccctggtggctcagggggttagcccctgccttcagcccagggcgtgatcctggagtcccgggattgagtcttgcGTTGGGctcggtgcatggaacctgcttctccccctgcctgggtctctgcctctgtgtctctcatgaatagataaaatctttaaaaaaaaaaaatacccctgCATATTTAACCTATATGTCATCTAATGTTATTAACCTATCAAATATTTAATCTATTTGTTGCCAGAACAGCTACTTATCTGCCCTGGGATCGGCAAGGGTAACTGTTTACGACTCTACTTGCTAGAACAGGGTGGCACCTTGTGAAGGAGCTTTAGGACGGCGAGAGGGAAACGGTATTGTAGACTAGTGTACGTGGCAGAGCTGGGTGTCGACCTAAGGGATTCATACCTATCCTGTTGTGAAGAAAAGTGACATATAGTAAAAagctgttcttttcctttttctcccccagaAGGAAAAAACCCGAGGCTGGGCATGCCTCGCTGGCCTCGTGGGCCCGCACCCCTGTTGCTGGCATCACAGCGTGTGCCTGGTGCCTGAAGCCGCTCAGGTCTGCTAACTCTGGGTAGCTGCCCCCGTTTTCAATGACAACTGCGTTTCAACGGGAGTTTCAAGATCACAAGTGTTTCATGACCCTGAGTCATAAATCCTACAATTTACCCCCGCGGCCTGTGTCACCTGAGGAAGCAGCCCGAGCCCTCAGCGCCCCCGCCCTCGCAATCCGTCACCCAGCACCAGGCCAgagcgccccgcggcccccgcggcccccgcaggGAGGGGAAGAGTCCGCCTGGGGGCTGCGGGGTCAGGAGGCTCCTCCGCGAACGTCCGCTCACGGTAAGGCCCGGGCTTGCCCGCACCGAGCAGGCCCCGCGCCCGGCTTCCCGCCCAccacggggggaggggggggaggagaggggagggggaggggagggggaaaggggggCAGAGGTCCCGGGACCGAGCAGCTGTCCCCGCGCCAGGCCTCCCGCCCACCacggggggaggagagggagggggaggggagagaggggagggggaaaggggggCAGAGGCCCCGGGACCGAGCAGCTGTCCCCGCGCCAGGCCTCCCGCCCACcacggggggaggagggggagggggaggggagagaggggagggggaaagggggggCAGAGGCCCCGGGACCGAGCAGCTGTCCCCGCGCCAGGCCTCCCGCCCACCACGGGGGAGAGGGCGCGGCAGGGGCGGCAGGTGCGGCGCGGGCGGAGCAGGGCGCTCCCGCCGCGGCACCCCttccccgcccggcccggcccggcccgctgCCCGGCGCGGCGAGCCTTACGGTCGATGCAGGAGGCCCAGCCCCGgcggccgccccgcgcccgggcCCGCGCCGCGCCATGGAGCCAGCCTCCCAGCCGCCGGCAGCCGCTCCGCAACATCGTCCCGCTCGCGCTGCGGCCCGGCGGCGCGGCGACCTCGGGCGTGCGCGGGGCGGCCCCGGGGCAGCCTGGGCGCTGTAGTGCGTCCGCGGGCCTGTGCGCCCGGCCCCTTGGGCCCGCGAGCGCCGCGGACTACAACTCCCAGGGAGCGCCGCGGCGTcgggccgggagccgggagccgggcagggccgcgcggcggggcggcggggcggcgggaccGCGGAGGGCCGGCGCGGCGCGGTCGGGAAGGTCTGGGGGCGGACGCGGCGCTGGCGGCGGCTGCACGGGGGGCTGCACCGGGGCCTGcacggcgggcgggggccggccCCGGCAGGACTGCGGCCGTGCGTCTCCCGCTCTGCGCGGTGCTGGGGCCGACAGCACAGTTGCCCCCGCTCCTCTCGGCTGAGTTCAGACCCGGCTCCGAGGCAGCCCCCGCAAGGAAACCATGCCGAACCCCCGGAAGAGGCGCGCTGGGGCTGCCGGGGCTGCCGGGCCAGGTGAGCGGCACTGGGGGGGCGGCTGGACCAGGTGAGGGGCAACTGGGGGCTGCTGGGACTGCTGGGCCGGCTGAGCGGCacctgggggctgctggggctgctgggccagGTGAGTGGTACTTGGGGGTCCTAGGGCTGCTGGGCCAGGTGAGAAGCACCTGGGGGTGCCAGGCCAGTTGAGCAGCGCCTGGGGGCTGCTGGGCCACGTGAGTGGCACTTGGGGGCTGCTGGGCTACATGAGCGGCGCCTAGGGGCTGCTGCGCCAGGTGAGCAGCACCTaaggggctgctggggctgccggCCCAGGTGATCAGCACCTGGGGGCCGCAGAGGCTGCTGGGCCAAATGAAAGGCACTTGGGGGCTCCTGAGTTAGGTGAATGGCACCTGGGGActgctgaggctgctgggccaAGTGAGCGGTACTGGGgggggccactggggctgctgggCCAGGTAAGCAGCacctgggggctgctgggg is a window encoding:
- the ACAD8 gene encoding isobutyryl-CoA dehydrogenase, mitochondrial isoform X1, coding for MAPNMAEWDQKELFPVDAMRKAAQLGFGGVYVRTDVGGSGLSRLDTSVIFEALATGCTSTTAYISIHNMCVWMIDTFGNEEQRHRFCPPLCTMEKFASYCLTEPGSGSDAASLLTSAKRQGDHYILNGSKAFISGGGESDIYVVMCRTGGPGPKGISCVVVEKGTPGLSFGKKEKKVGWNSQPTRAVIFEDCAVPVANRIGNEGQGFIIAMKGLNGGRINVASCSLGAAHASVVLTRDYLSVRKQFGEPLANNQYLQFKLADMATRLVASRLIIRNAAVALQEEREDAVALCSMAKLFATDECFAICNQALQMHGGYGYLKDYAVQQYVRDSRVHQILEGSNEVMRMLISRSLFEE
- the ACAD8 gene encoding isobutyryl-CoA dehydrogenase, mitochondrial isoform X2; its protein translation is MLRSGCRRLGGWLHGAARARARGGRRGWASCIDPSVGLNEDQKEFQKVAFDFAAREMAPNMAEWDQKELFPVDAMRKAAQLGFGGVYVRTDVGGSGLSRLDTSVIFEALATGCTSTTAYISIHNMCVWMIDTFGNEEQRHRFCPPLCTMEKFASYCLTEPGSGSDAASLLTSAKRQGDHYILNGSKAFISGGGESDIYVVMCRTGGPGPKGISCVVVEKGTPGLSFGKKEKKVGWNSQPTRAVIFEDCAVPVANRIGNEGQGFIIAMKGLNGGRINVASCSLGAAHASVVLTRDYLSVRKQFGEPLANNQYLQFKLADMATRLVASRLIIRNAAVALQEEREDAVALCSMAKLFATDECFAICNQALQMHGGYGYLKDYAVQQYVRDSRVHQILEGSNEVMRMLISRSLFEE